A region of Toxotes jaculatrix isolate fToxJac2 chromosome 23, fToxJac2.pri, whole genome shotgun sequence DNA encodes the following proteins:
- the rpgrip1 gene encoding protein fantom isoform X4 — MSPVVDETAGDLPVRDVGLMRGGLMPTVPDTLRDVKPWKKHHVMKIKADPQRLFRFPREHLEDLCLRLQEENSVLRQHTRTQEQRLRRMSARLMRLRQTCPGSSGVKERDMEDTIQELEACVAMLESQKVVLQNKLSLAKQHIMDLGGRTPYKFSKGKSMEVEGAVRRAAQTAPPRYGPTMEDSRAEMERIRSSVTEQVRMAELELTAQALRDTLREKEKEIEGTVRDMRKQQADKHRIIIRENVDLIRLQKQLSDKSTALRVAQEKFNDLQEAYENQLQENQRSLRESQGALLEKVEELTEQLKQERQRALALEGQLTTATLSLQNLDKLQERVSDLESERDLIKENYDSLLESTLSAQSNHDGHLEKHSAVDQKSEDVVENVRRLDVQRLEAILQAEREERGRLELEKDKLRQEKETLEEQRDREREFSVMMRDKREHLEREVLQYREQVSALQDRLDSVTKEFDMSVEDLSETFLQIKAFRMQQESREGLRFLWTDGKVEELPRELVNIQASHAETVLELQKTRNLLLLEHQISKDLQEELNTVSQKMEREREESRRRMAEKDKLLSKRTLQINTLQAQLKELAYSPRNYKRTIPLQYTWPAGDQEVVQPIEDDMSFSQLRAGESLLEIHLKSAAFTPAGLRIMSGLRAGVDSGEDIVTFCTYSLLDFEVHSTPLVSGSQPNYGFTSRYPLTARDLGRLGGQGSRIRVELHQALGGVRFVTHGSGQMSLMGAMERRGERISGRVSITGPEGEIVGVVDFWVRLFPPAEPMDTVVERPTERRTAAAQRSPVQISYGWQDSSHEELHDYGGGIPNELVVMLERCVGLNARWPGLLPDAYLTYRFYDLPPHVSQTVQCTADPVFNDSTSYPLAVTTDVLHYLRSSSLWVYVFDDSDDQIPPAYLAKSPIPLRALATGREIRGDYVLRDSAGGPRGMVRVMIKWRYPFQPPADDLLGREDRPIESTERKERRREEAEVSQRPIAKPRVKTQLLEPRETKVVQKETKAWPRPPPAKQKSSQNTRPEQTTSMKSTDRRRSTKRSPGLYQGTPHLTPEPRLTTPSRLPSSKSSEGTSPRQSPATLSRRSSASEARTQVSVDEEEEEEGRSESAAAGDSEAPESSESSSSQSDIIVIPPKRKMRKGDKLKVEILSLTFEPSSRVSLDESVQRVYVEYRLLGVPMEATETPMSLRKPTEGEEIHYNFTRVIYVDGSQSAPLRQYLYTMLEGTDPNQGRLKFTVVSEPMDDDEECVDVGQASLDLKELLLTGNDVTEQQIDIMSMDEDKEVIGNLKVSLEAAKALTGIYQEFHQKDETKREDETDEEEEEEEEEKKEEEEQEEEEEKKKEPIKVTDYDDDDSDFY, encoded by the exons ATGTCGCCAGTAGTGGATGAGACAGCCGGGGATCTCCCTGTCAGAGATGTGGGACTGATGAGGGGGGGACTTATGCCAACTGTGCCAG ATACTTTGCGTGATGTGAAGCCATGGAAGAAGCATCATGTCATGAAAATAAAAG CAGATCCTCAGCGCCTGTTCCGGTTTCCCAGAGAGCACCTTGAGGACCTGTGCCTGCGACTGCAGGAGGAGAACAGTGTGCTGAGgcaacacacacgtacacaggaGCAGAGGCTACGCAG GATGTCGGCCAGACTGATGCGTCTTCGTCAGACCTGTCCTGGGTCCAGTGGTGTGAAGGAGAGGGACATGGAGGACACCATACAGGAGCTTGAAGCTTGTGTGGCTATGCTGGAGAGCCAAAAAGTGGTGctacagaacaaactcagcCTGGCCAAGCAGCACATCATGGACCTGGGTGGACGTACACCATACAAGTTCAGcaaag GTAAAAGTATGGAAGTGGAGGGTGCAGTCAGGAGGGCAGCCCAGACAGCCCCACCCCGCTACGGCCCCACGATGGAAGACAGCagggcagagatggagagaat CAGGTCCAGTGTGACAGAGCAGGTGaggatggcagagctggagctgacTGCCCAGGCcctcagagacacactgagagagaaagagaaagagatagagggAACTGTGAGAGACATGAGAAAGCAACAGGCTGACAAGCACAG aatAATTATCAGAGAGAATGTGGATCTGATTCGACTACAAAAGCAGCTTTCAGACAAGAGCACTGCACTGAGAGTTGCACAGGAGAAGTTCAACGACCTACAAGAG GCATATGAGAATCAATTACAAGAG AATCAAAGATCACTGAGGGAAAGCCAGGGAGCTCTGCTGGAGAAAGTGGAGGAGCTGACTGAACAGCTgaagcaggagagacagagagcactGGCACTGGAGGGACAACTTACCACTGccactctgtctctgcagaaCCTGGACAAG ctaCAGGAGAGGGTATCAGACCTGGAGAGCGAGAGGGATCTGATAAAAGAAAACTATGACTCTCTGCTGGAGAG TACTTTGTCTGCCCAAAGCAACCATGATGGCCATTTGGAAAAACATAGCGCAGTGGACCAGAAGAGTGAGGACGTGGTAGAAAATGTCCGCAGGCTGGATGTCCAAAGGCTGGAGGCAATACTgcaagcagagagggaggagagaggaagactggagctggagaaagacAAACTGAGACAAGAGAAGGAGACGttagaggagcagagagacCGAGAAAGAG agTTTTCTGTGATGATGAGAGACAAACGAGAGCATCTAGAACGTGAGGTTCTCCAGTACAGAGAGCAGGTCTCTGCTCTGCAAGACAGACTGGATTCTGTTACTAAG GAGTTTGACATGAGTGTCGAGGATCTCAGTGAAACTTTTTTGCAGATCAAG GCATTTAGGATGCAGCAGGAGAGCAGGGAGGGTCTGCGTTTCCTCTGGACTGATGGGAAGGTGGAGGAACTGCCCCGTGAGCTGGTAAACATCCAGGCGTCGCATGCTGAGACTGTGCTGGAGTTGCAGAAAACCAGAAAcctcctgctgctggagcaCCAAATCAGTAAAGACCTGCAg GAAGAGCTGAACACCGTTAGccagaagatggagagagagagggaggagagcaggaggaggatggcagagaaagacaaacttTTATCAAAAAGAACTCTTCAGATCAACACGTTGCAAG CCCAGCTGAAGGAGTTAGCATATAGCCCCAGGAACTACAAACGGACCATACCATTACAGTACACCTGGCCAGCTGGAGATCAGGAGGTGGTACAGCCCATTGAAGACGACATGTCTTTTTCTCAGCTGAGAGCTGGGGAGTCACTGCTGGAGATCCACCTTAAG TCTGCTGCCTTCACCCCAGCAGGACTTCGGATTATGAGCGGGCTCCGTGCAGGAGTGGACAGCGGTGAGGACATTGTGACCTTCTGCACCTACAGCCTCCTGGACTTTGAGGTGCACTCTACTCCTTTGGTGTCAGGCAGTCAGCCCAACTACGGCTTCACATCCCGCTATCCTCTAACAGCCCGTGACCTGGGCAGGCTGGGAGGTCAGGGGTCGAGGATCAGAGTGGAGCTCCACCAGGCATTAGGGGGGGTCAGGTTTGTGACACATGGAAGCGGGCAGATGTCTCTCATGGGTGccatggagaggagaggggaacgTATCAGTGGACGTGTCAGTATCACAG GCCCTGAAGGTGAAATCGTTGGTGTTGTGGATTTCTGGGTGCGCCTGTTCCCTCCTGCAGAACCCATGGACACTGTGGTAGAGAGACCAACTGAaaggagaacagcagcagcacagaggagccCTGTGCAGATCTCTTATGGCTGGCAAGACAGTAGTCACGAg GAGTTACATGACTACGGTGGAGGGATCCCTAACGAGTTGGTGGTTATGTTGGAGCGCTGCGTGGGCCTAAATGCTCGGTGGCCTGGACTACTTCCTGACGCCTACCTGACTTACAGGTTCTACGACCTGCCACCTCACGTCTCTCAGACAGTCCAGTGCACTGCTGACCCGGTGTTCAATGATTCCACCAGCTACCCATTAGCAGTAACCACTGATGTGTTGCATTACTTAAG GTCTAGTAGTCTTTGGGTGTATGTGTTCGACGACAGTGATGACCAGATACCACCAGCCTATCTGGCCAAGTCCCCCATCCCACTACGAGCCCTGGCTACAGGCAGGGAGATCAGAg GGGACTATGTTCTGAGGGATTCAGCTGGTGGACCTCGGGGCATGGTCAGGGTCATGATTAAATGGAGGTACCCTTTCCAGCCACCAGCGGACGACTTGCTGGGAAGAGAGGACAGACCAATagaaagcacagagaggaaggagaggaggagagaagaggcgGAGGTGTCACAGAGGCCCATAGCCAAGCCCAGAGTCAag ACTCAGCTACTTGAGCCAAGAGAAACCAAAGTAgtacagaaagagacaaaagccTGG CCTCGGCCTCCACCTGCCAAACAGAAAAGCTCACAGAACACACGACCAGAGCAGACCACATCTATGAAGtccacagacaggaggagatcCACCAAGAGGTCACCTGGCCTTTACCAGGGCACACCCCATCTGACACCTGAGCCAAGACTGACCACACCATCTCGTTTGCCATCTAGCAA ATCCTCAGAGGGAACATCTCCCAGACAGTCACCAGCCACGCTGTCAAGGAGAAGTTCTGCCAGCGAAGCCAGGACTCAG GTGTCagtggatgaagaggaggaagaggaggggaggagtgaGAGTG ctgctgcaggagacaGTGAAGCCCCTGAGTCTTCAGAGTCAAGTTCCTCACAAAGCGACATAATTGTCATTCCACCTAAACGGAAAATGAGAAAG GGAGACAAGCTGAAAGTCGAGATTCTGTCCCTGACCTTTGAACCGTCCTCACGCGTGTCGCTGGACGAGTCAGTGCAGCGTGTTTATGTGGAATATCGGCTGCTGGGCGTCCCCATGGAGGCGACAGAAACACCCATGTCCCTCCGCAAACccacagagggggaggagattCACTACAACTTCACACGAG TGATCTATGTGGATGGTTCACAGTCAGCTCCGCTCAGACAGTATCTTTACACCATGCTGGAGGGCACTGACCCCAACCAGGGCAG GTTGAAGTTCACAGTAGTCAGTGAGCCCatggatgatgatgaggagtgTGTGGATGTAGGACAAGCTTCTCTGGACCTAAAGGAATTGCTGCTTACAGGAAATGATGTTACTGAACAACAGATTGACA TCATGAGTATGGATGAAGACAAAGAGGTGATAGGAAATCTGAAAGTGTCTCTAGAAGCAGCAAAAGCTCTGACAGGGATATACCAGGAGTTTCACCAGAAAGATGAGACCAAGAGAGAAgatgagacagatgaagaagaagaagaggaggaggaggagaagaaggaagaagaagagcaagaggaagaggaagagaagaaaaaagagccGATAAAAGTGAcagattatgatgatgatgacagtgacttttactga
- the rpgrip1 gene encoding protein fantom isoform X1: MSPVVDETAGDLPVRDVGLMRGGLMPTVPDTLRDVKPWKKHHVMKIKADPQRLFRFPREHLEDLCLRLQEENSVLRQHTRTQEQRLRRMSARLMRLRQTCPGSSGVKERDMEDTIQELEACVAMLESQKVVLQNKLSLAKQHIMDLGGRTPYKFSKGKSMEVEGAVRRAAQTAPPRYGPTMEDSRAEMERIRSSVTEQVRMAELELTAQALRDTLREKEKEIEGTVRDMRKQQADKHRIIIRENVDLIRLQKQLSDKSTALRVAQEKFNDLQEAYENQLQENQRSLRESQGALLEKVEELTEQLKQERQRALALEGQLTTATLSLQNLDKLQERVSDLESERDLIKENYDSLLESTLSAQSNHDGHLEKHSAVDQKSEDVVENVRRLDVQRLEAILQAEREERGRLELEKDKLRQEKETLEEQRDREREFSVMMRDKREHLEREVLQYREQVSALQDRLDSVTKEFDMSVEDLSETFLQIKAFRMQQESREGLRFLWTDGKVEELPRELVNIQASHAETVLELQKTRNLLLLEHQISKDLQEELNTVSQKMEREREESRRRMAEKDKLLSKRTLQINTLQAQLKELAYSPRNYKRTIPLQYTWPAGDQEVVQPIEDDMSFSQLRAGESLLEIHLKSAAFTPAGLRIMSGLRAGVDSGEDIVTFCTYSLLDFEVHSTPLVSGSQPNYGFTSRYPLTARDLGRLGGQGSRIRVELHQALGGVRFVTHGSGQMSLMGAMERRGERISGRVSITGPEGEIVGVVDFWVRLFPPAEPMDTVVERPTERRTAAAQRSPVQISYGWQDSSHEELHDYGGGIPNELVVMLERCVGLNARWPGLLPDAYLTYRFYDLPPHVSQTVQCTADPVFNDSTSYPLAVTTDVLHYLRSSSLWVYVFDDSDDQIPPAYLAKSPIPLRALATGREIRGDYVLRDSAGGPRGMVRVMIKWRYPFQPPADDLLGREDRPIESTERKERRREEAEVSQRPIAKPRVKTQLLEPRETKVVQKETKAWPRPPPAKQKSSQNTRPEQTTSMKSTDRRRSTKRSPGLYQGTPHLTPEPRLTTPSRLPSSKSSEGTSPRQSPATLSRRSSASEARTQDLLSVDQVSVDEEEEEEGRSESAAAGDSEAPESSESSSSQSDIIVIPPKRKMRKGDKLKVEILSLTFEPSSRVSLDESVQRVYVEYRLLGVPMEATETPMSLRKPTEGEEIHYNFTRVIYVDGSQSAPLRQYLYTMLEGTDPNQGRLKFTVVSEPMDDDEECVDVGQASLDLKELLLTGNDVTEQQIDIMSMDEDKEVIGNLKVSLEAAKALTGIYQEFHQKDETKREDETDEEEEEEEEEKKEEEEQEEEEEKKKEPIKVTDYDDDDSDFY; the protein is encoded by the exons ATGTCGCCAGTAGTGGATGAGACAGCCGGGGATCTCCCTGTCAGAGATGTGGGACTGATGAGGGGGGGACTTATGCCAACTGTGCCAG ATACTTTGCGTGATGTGAAGCCATGGAAGAAGCATCATGTCATGAAAATAAAAG CAGATCCTCAGCGCCTGTTCCGGTTTCCCAGAGAGCACCTTGAGGACCTGTGCCTGCGACTGCAGGAGGAGAACAGTGTGCTGAGgcaacacacacgtacacaggaGCAGAGGCTACGCAG GATGTCGGCCAGACTGATGCGTCTTCGTCAGACCTGTCCTGGGTCCAGTGGTGTGAAGGAGAGGGACATGGAGGACACCATACAGGAGCTTGAAGCTTGTGTGGCTATGCTGGAGAGCCAAAAAGTGGTGctacagaacaaactcagcCTGGCCAAGCAGCACATCATGGACCTGGGTGGACGTACACCATACAAGTTCAGcaaag GTAAAAGTATGGAAGTGGAGGGTGCAGTCAGGAGGGCAGCCCAGACAGCCCCACCCCGCTACGGCCCCACGATGGAAGACAGCagggcagagatggagagaat CAGGTCCAGTGTGACAGAGCAGGTGaggatggcagagctggagctgacTGCCCAGGCcctcagagacacactgagagagaaagagaaagagatagagggAACTGTGAGAGACATGAGAAAGCAACAGGCTGACAAGCACAG aatAATTATCAGAGAGAATGTGGATCTGATTCGACTACAAAAGCAGCTTTCAGACAAGAGCACTGCACTGAGAGTTGCACAGGAGAAGTTCAACGACCTACAAGAG GCATATGAGAATCAATTACAAGAG AATCAAAGATCACTGAGGGAAAGCCAGGGAGCTCTGCTGGAGAAAGTGGAGGAGCTGACTGAACAGCTgaagcaggagagacagagagcactGGCACTGGAGGGACAACTTACCACTGccactctgtctctgcagaaCCTGGACAAG ctaCAGGAGAGGGTATCAGACCTGGAGAGCGAGAGGGATCTGATAAAAGAAAACTATGACTCTCTGCTGGAGAG TACTTTGTCTGCCCAAAGCAACCATGATGGCCATTTGGAAAAACATAGCGCAGTGGACCAGAAGAGTGAGGACGTGGTAGAAAATGTCCGCAGGCTGGATGTCCAAAGGCTGGAGGCAATACTgcaagcagagagggaggagagaggaagactggagctggagaaagacAAACTGAGACAAGAGAAGGAGACGttagaggagcagagagacCGAGAAAGAG agTTTTCTGTGATGATGAGAGACAAACGAGAGCATCTAGAACGTGAGGTTCTCCAGTACAGAGAGCAGGTCTCTGCTCTGCAAGACAGACTGGATTCTGTTACTAAG GAGTTTGACATGAGTGTCGAGGATCTCAGTGAAACTTTTTTGCAGATCAAG GCATTTAGGATGCAGCAGGAGAGCAGGGAGGGTCTGCGTTTCCTCTGGACTGATGGGAAGGTGGAGGAACTGCCCCGTGAGCTGGTAAACATCCAGGCGTCGCATGCTGAGACTGTGCTGGAGTTGCAGAAAACCAGAAAcctcctgctgctggagcaCCAAATCAGTAAAGACCTGCAg GAAGAGCTGAACACCGTTAGccagaagatggagagagagagggaggagagcaggaggaggatggcagagaaagacaaacttTTATCAAAAAGAACTCTTCAGATCAACACGTTGCAAG CCCAGCTGAAGGAGTTAGCATATAGCCCCAGGAACTACAAACGGACCATACCATTACAGTACACCTGGCCAGCTGGAGATCAGGAGGTGGTACAGCCCATTGAAGACGACATGTCTTTTTCTCAGCTGAGAGCTGGGGAGTCACTGCTGGAGATCCACCTTAAG TCTGCTGCCTTCACCCCAGCAGGACTTCGGATTATGAGCGGGCTCCGTGCAGGAGTGGACAGCGGTGAGGACATTGTGACCTTCTGCACCTACAGCCTCCTGGACTTTGAGGTGCACTCTACTCCTTTGGTGTCAGGCAGTCAGCCCAACTACGGCTTCACATCCCGCTATCCTCTAACAGCCCGTGACCTGGGCAGGCTGGGAGGTCAGGGGTCGAGGATCAGAGTGGAGCTCCACCAGGCATTAGGGGGGGTCAGGTTTGTGACACATGGAAGCGGGCAGATGTCTCTCATGGGTGccatggagaggagaggggaacgTATCAGTGGACGTGTCAGTATCACAG GCCCTGAAGGTGAAATCGTTGGTGTTGTGGATTTCTGGGTGCGCCTGTTCCCTCCTGCAGAACCCATGGACACTGTGGTAGAGAGACCAACTGAaaggagaacagcagcagcacagaggagccCTGTGCAGATCTCTTATGGCTGGCAAGACAGTAGTCACGAg GAGTTACATGACTACGGTGGAGGGATCCCTAACGAGTTGGTGGTTATGTTGGAGCGCTGCGTGGGCCTAAATGCTCGGTGGCCTGGACTACTTCCTGACGCCTACCTGACTTACAGGTTCTACGACCTGCCACCTCACGTCTCTCAGACAGTCCAGTGCACTGCTGACCCGGTGTTCAATGATTCCACCAGCTACCCATTAGCAGTAACCACTGATGTGTTGCATTACTTAAG GTCTAGTAGTCTTTGGGTGTATGTGTTCGACGACAGTGATGACCAGATACCACCAGCCTATCTGGCCAAGTCCCCCATCCCACTACGAGCCCTGGCTACAGGCAGGGAGATCAGAg GGGACTATGTTCTGAGGGATTCAGCTGGTGGACCTCGGGGCATGGTCAGGGTCATGATTAAATGGAGGTACCCTTTCCAGCCACCAGCGGACGACTTGCTGGGAAGAGAGGACAGACCAATagaaagcacagagaggaaggagaggaggagagaagaggcgGAGGTGTCACAGAGGCCCATAGCCAAGCCCAGAGTCAag ACTCAGCTACTTGAGCCAAGAGAAACCAAAGTAgtacagaaagagacaaaagccTGG CCTCGGCCTCCACCTGCCAAACAGAAAAGCTCACAGAACACACGACCAGAGCAGACCACATCTATGAAGtccacagacaggaggagatcCACCAAGAGGTCACCTGGCCTTTACCAGGGCACACCCCATCTGACACCTGAGCCAAGACTGACCACACCATCTCGTTTGCCATCTAGCAA ATCCTCAGAGGGAACATCTCCCAGACAGTCACCAGCCACGCTGTCAAGGAGAAGTTCTGCCAGCGAAGCCAGGACTCAG GACCTTCTCTCTGTGGATCAGGTGTCagtggatgaagaggaggaagaggaggggaggagtgaGAGTG ctgctgcaggagacaGTGAAGCCCCTGAGTCTTCAGAGTCAAGTTCCTCACAAAGCGACATAATTGTCATTCCACCTAAACGGAAAATGAGAAAG GGAGACAAGCTGAAAGTCGAGATTCTGTCCCTGACCTTTGAACCGTCCTCACGCGTGTCGCTGGACGAGTCAGTGCAGCGTGTTTATGTGGAATATCGGCTGCTGGGCGTCCCCATGGAGGCGACAGAAACACCCATGTCCCTCCGCAAACccacagagggggaggagattCACTACAACTTCACACGAG TGATCTATGTGGATGGTTCACAGTCAGCTCCGCTCAGACAGTATCTTTACACCATGCTGGAGGGCACTGACCCCAACCAGGGCAG GTTGAAGTTCACAGTAGTCAGTGAGCCCatggatgatgatgaggagtgTGTGGATGTAGGACAAGCTTCTCTGGACCTAAAGGAATTGCTGCTTACAGGAAATGATGTTACTGAACAACAGATTGACA TCATGAGTATGGATGAAGACAAAGAGGTGATAGGAAATCTGAAAGTGTCTCTAGAAGCAGCAAAAGCTCTGACAGGGATATACCAGGAGTTTCACCAGAAAGATGAGACCAAGAGAGAAgatgagacagatgaagaagaagaagaggaggaggaggagaagaaggaagaagaagagcaagaggaagaggaagagaagaaaaaagagccGATAAAAGTGAcagattatgatgatgatgacagtgacttttactga